The following is a genomic window from Amphiura filiformis chromosome 4, Afil_fr2py, whole genome shotgun sequence.
ATCATGTGATTGCACACTTTGTCTTGGGATTTTATTTAATGAGTTGTACATGTAATAACTTGCGGCTGTTGAAAAAGGTCTAACTTGCGGCTGTTGAAAAAGGTCTCGCATGAAGGCAAGGTGGCGCTGTCCAGGACCACAAAATTAGTCTAGCTATTTGTGCACGCGGTGGCGCTATCCTGGATTATCTAATACATTAGTTCTtcatacaaataaaataaattttggccaaaatcaaccaaacaaacaaaagtcaAGTACATTTTTACACTGGGATGCTATTAACACATGCATGTATCCATACTGTACCTCCTCTCTGTACATTAAATTTTTACTGTAAACCAGCCATAATGTCAAGTCAAAATAATTCCCCCCATCACTTTCCCTCCACAATCATGGCTTGCTCGCATCATTTAAATATGGGACATCATACTACTACTAGTAGTTGGAGTCATTGGGCCAGCATAAACACTGTGAACTAAAAACTTCCTATTGTTGTTGACGTACCCAAATAAATGAGCGAGGTGGATCTCTCTGGATGTTAAGAGACGGTGCAGTTTGGTTATCACGTGGAACCCAGTAGATGGTCCTGTGATTTTTACTATAGTTTGacaagtggacatttttgcaagATTAAATTTTCACGGTTTCCCGATTTTTGAGCTGTTTCACATGCTTATAATTTGTGATTCTTAAGTATCCTTACATTAACCAATACATTGAAAGAATATATTTGCATGCTGTTATTTATGTGATAGCTTGGTAGGTTATCATTAGGGTTAGTGTTGGGGATATATGGTTACGCTACAGTTAGGGTCAGTGCTATGATTAGAATAAGGGCCAAGTTTAGGGTTAGCATCCATGTTAGCTTTAGGATTAGGGCttcagttagggttagggtgaagtttaggatTTGGATTAGGGTAAAGATTAAGCTTTTTTCCAAGTTAGTGAGTTTTCAGACTAATGACAAAATTTGGACTATCACTGTTTAGGATTAGGGCTTCAGTTATaagatagggttagggttaagtttaggattaggattagggtaaagATTAAGCTTTTTTCCAAGTTAGTGAGTTTTCAGACTAATGACAAAATTTGGACTATCACTGTTTAGGATTAGGGCTTCAGTTATaagatagggttagggttaagtttaggattaggattagggtaaagATTAAGCTTTTTTCCAAGTTAGTGAGTTTTCAGACCAATGACAAAATTTGGACTATCAATGTAACTGATatacactatgaaccacaatggcctcatcccaattgcatagttcaataacctcaattaaacaatcatagtgcaaaatttgacctcaggttgcagagtatgagttttggtacccacattttcaaagttcattcaatgaatgtacaaatgtattggggttaaagaactgtgcccctgatagatgagcatgttgtggatcctagtgatagtcGCATCCCTTAGAAAAGCCAGTCACTGTGCTCtattattttgaaacaattttaTATAAACGCTGTTTCAAAACATCCAAAGTTGTGAATACAAGCTCATTCAATTCCCTCTATTTGGCAAACCAAACAATTTGTTTATGCATCTATACAAAATGATTTCATAATACTTCAACTTGACCTGTAACTAACGTGGCATTTCACATTTCTAAGAATGAATAAATATTATGAATGCTGCACTATGAAATAAACATTGATCATTCCCATAAAAACACCCATTCACAAACAAATCTTGGTTCACTATGCAGCAGCAGAGGGCAAACAAGTTCAGAATCAACTGAACTTGAAATAAGTGACAAACAATCACAACACTATGTTTTCAGCACAATAGTGTTCCAAATAATTAGTTCTGTCTATTGTGTAAGGACAATAGACGTCATCCTCACAATAGAGGCATGGATGCTTTACAAATTGAAAAGCACACATGTTTGTGTTTCTTCACTTGGTTGGGATTGTGTAAACCAATATCTCTTTTGTTCTCAGGTTTTTAACAACAAATGTCCTGACAAAAGTGTACATATTATGTAAAGGGCCAAGGGCACATATATAACATTATTTTTCCATTTAAGTATGTGAAATAAAGTTAATATTgttaaaaagcgcagtgattaaaaaagcgcagtgatttatagtgcgctacgcacaggcacaacgcctagacgttgatccacaagcctcagcacactttacaggttgtcgctgaccactacggccccacatcattccataaaccattaaacaacaattcagggactttgctgcttcaagagcgcacaccctagacattccacaaataaccatcgcaaccaggatcagctccccgagtttcatgacgggttacaacgagacaagttagcagtaagttccttgtccaggggaatttcaagctaactcaatttttccacgagaacaaactaggcaccaccagggttcgaacccgcaacctctcgcaccatagtcgttATGTATAACAGTAGCACATTGTAAAGTTGTAAACAACTCCCCTCCCCACACTGTTACTCAAGAAATGAACAAACATCTGCAAGCGCGGGTATGCCAATGTGGTGTGATTGTGTCATCATGTAAACAGTCCGGTCACagaaagcttggccggccaaggtAGTCCCCTGTGCCAAGGTATGGCCGTGCATGTGTCTGGCACCctaggtccctggttcaaaaccgcacacAAGAAGGCTGTTAGAGTATGAGCACTATGGATAAGCAACTGGATAAACCATTCATGCTACTTGTTAGGGGTATTAAACAAGCATTGGGCAGGGGAAGAGTTAAATCAGGATGGGAATTAGACTGCATGTCAAATCGGTCCCACCTGCAcccaatttcaccaaaattttGTAATACATCAGCTATGTGCTGCTGAGATTACCAAAAATGGTTGGCTTTTCAACTTGAGTGCGATTGTATGACTAAGTTGTCCAATTCATTGCAACAGTCTTGTAAACTATTTCCAACTCCTGTATGACATGTATGACACCATCTGAGCTCTCTGACACTGGGTTGCTATGGCCTCAATCCACAGCATCTCCGTCCAGGGCATCTCAGTGGACATCTGAGCAAGTTCTTTGTCTAACTATCTGATGCTATTGCAAACACTGGAAGAAATGGGTCAAGCCCATAATAATATCTTCTTGAATGACAGGTGGAAATCTGCTATCACTTAACACCCCTATTCTCTATCAATCTTCCATATGAACTGTGTATCCGGGTTTTCTTCCTGTACCTTGGTGTCTTATCTACCTCCTAAATTCAGGATGCTTAAAAGCATTGAACCATAGTATAAATCACATTATCTCCATTTATAAGTCAATTTGTATATTTGGAGAACATATCTTTGTTATTGTAACAGTGTTAGAGGTGACCTAGTACATTTTTCACTGTCAAGTGTTGGATTATCATTATGCTCCCATTGAAGCATGGCACTATTGAGGAATCAGCACGAATGTCATGCTCTATAATTATGTTCCAAATAGGCCAACAATTTTCGCGCTATTGAAAAGTCCACTTCTAGTTTTTAAAAACATCCACTTGTCATCCTTATTAAACATTCCAATTTCTAAATTTCTCTTCTGTTACACAATGCAATGTCTTCTTCATTTTCCATACATTTCATTCTTATTCCTTTGGCTTTAGCCATATAAAAATGGGAATAATTACAATAATGTATCCCTTCTGTGGGGTGGATGTGGGGGGGTCGAGTGtatttgtgggtgtgtgtgtctgtgtgtatATTCTATTTTGGTtagtatttttaatttttcctGATATTTTGTGAAGATGTTTGGATCATCACAAGAGACTTTTTCGAACCACTGTATCTTTTTGTGATGAAATTTGGTAAGAGTAATTACCTTAGACACAATCTGAAGGCCATTTtaaggtcatcaggggtcatctgcagtcatatatttaaatattgttggATTTTATGCAACTTGGGGAATACAAAcagtaaaggtcatctgaggtcaaataagtaaagattggatttttatgaaacatgatgaaaatggtcagcaatgaaagtcaattttaatggttatttcaaggtcaccagaggtcaactaaataaagattgacatattttcatgaaattgaatgTTGAAAGCCAGTCATATGcaggtcagctgaggtcaaataagCAAAATATTCTTAGATTTTCTTGAAACCTGGTGGAAATGTTAACCTTTGAGTACAAGGTGACAACCAGGGGGATCTTGCAGTTATTGACCATTGCATTTCAAATAAATTGTTGCCCTGAAAACTAACTTATCTCTTCAGGTAGGCTCATAAGGTCAGGAACCCTGTTTTAAAGCTAAACATAACCTACATATATGTCAGTCATCTTTACATACCTACTGGAGTAATAGAATTAAATGATTGCCTATgaatgtaaaaaatgtcaaacACACTAAACAAAAAGGTACAAAAAATAACAATGTGAACTTAATAGGGAATTCCCCAAACTCAGTGCCTGTCAGCACCAGTGCATCAATATTAACATTATTCTGCGCTCTACACATAAATACCACAGCTTGATGACAACATATGGCAGTATTACCCACCACTTTGTGATAGCTTCAATTTTTTCCAACCAATTGTACTAGACAAAAATGCATCAATTCCATTGTTATCTCCCACATCCACAAAATGGCACCCGCTGATAGTATATCATTGAATCAATAAAGCATCTAGGGCCTATTTGTTGTCAAGGGGCGAGTGAGATGGAGAAATCGCATTCCAGGCATTAGCAAGTTTCTCTTTATATATTTAATAGCTAATGTTATTTTGGCACTTTGGGAATTCTTTATATTTCTATACTATGTAAATCATACTAGTGTATATCATTTCTATTTTGTATTTGAACACATCTCCCTACAATGTACTttatgcaatttttttggggggggggggggaaagggaAGGGGTAATGATTCAATCACCTTGAATGATCTTTGAGCAGCCAAGTTTCATGGTCAGTAGCATAACCAATGACTGCTTGTACAGGAGTCAATGGAGGAGCGGTGTATCTACCCTTATTTGTCCCCCTGGCAGACCTCCCCCACTGCTGCCCCTTCGATTGTGAAAGTCTTGTTACAACACTGAGTGACTATGGTTACTGCCTAGCTTTCTTAAGCAATCTTCCTAAAGCCCGATCcggactccacatcgcagcgcgatgcgatgctgcgatgctataaaaactgtaatctgagccaggtttttacgagctcagcggtgaaaattctcatcgcgcggtggaaatttcggtccgtgatggagttgaacaatgttcaactttttcgcatcgcagctgcgatatcgcagccgcacgcttgtgattggctgctggaaaatcaaggtcggtagaatgaccttaaaggagatgcagaccacgtgcttttaaaacatcgcgaacatcgcgcgatgaaattaaaatgtacattctaATTTCATCGctcgatgctgagatgtttgaaaagcatcgcagcatcgcatcgcgctgcgaagtggagtcaggatcgggctttagcCTTTCTTAGTCACTTTAAAGTGGTCAGGTTTATCCCCTCACTGGAAATGTCACTATATAAAGGTATGTGTACTTGACATATTTATTACAACTGTATGAAGGAACATAATCCAGGTGTCAAAAAAGGAACAGGATCTGAACAAGAGATGTGCTTTGTTCATCCTGTACAAGACCATTTGTATTCAGAGAATGAATtcaaaatactagtttgcttctgacgtcacatgtcaatcaaactcagcaACGATTTGCATACGATTTGTCGTGATGATTGAAATTGCTGAACGCATCGGTAATACAGCATGCCATGTTGTTAATTCTGCAGGTTCACActtacaaaccgtctcaaaagttaggtcttagtaattgGAAACTTTCTTTCATGTTAAACATCATGTTCAAAATGTCTGGAAAAGTTGCTATTGCCATTTTCAGTGATTGACATGTGGAATCAATGTTTCACATTTATTTGTTTGTGATCAATAATTTGATCAAGCTCTACACATGCTGTATTTCACTTGATACTCATAGTGATGTTAAAATAACGAGTATTTATCAATGAACTCAAAACAAAGGTTTCTTTTGATCGTATTACTATCTCATGATGAGTTATGCATAACAATACATTGTCACTCTTTTCAAAATCACGTCTGGCTATGTAATGGGACTGGATATCAATCTATGACTTGTAATATTAGCTCCGCTAATCAATGTTGTTAttatttgtttgtatgtttggaaatactcgtataTAAGTAATCATAAAACAACGgtatctttcttttatttttctccAGGCCATTACATGCTTGATTGCTTTGTCAGGCCACTCAACAGCAGGCTTGACCTCACAAACATTTCGCCGCTGGGTCGTGGTCGCTATGATAGTGACAGTTTCACTGTGTGGGGGCGCTCTATGCGCTTTCTACTACCTCAGAGAACAATATGACTACCACATTCGCAAACTGCCGCCTGGGCCTACTTCAATACCCTTAATTGGAAACGCCCTCAGCATAGATCCCAAATCTCCACACACATCGCTCATCCAACTAGCAAAGAAATATGGCGACATCTTCAGCATTAAACTCGGGTCAGAGAGAGTGGTTGTTCTGAATAGCACGGAAGCGATCAAAGAAGCGTACAGGGGTCTTGAAATATCGCACAGACCTGACATGTACTGTATGGACATTCTGGTTGGTGACAAAGGTTTCATGACATGTAAAGATCACACGCAATGGAAAATTCACACAAAGCTTTGTCGCTATGCAATGAGAGTCATCGGCAATACGAGCCTTAACAACAAGATCTCCGAAGAAGCAGACCATCTGATCAGTGAGATACATCAACATGGGTCAAAACCATTCGATCCACAAAGAGACTTGTACTTGGCTTCACTGAACATTCTCTGTAACATAACATTTGGCGATCGCTATTCAAGAGATGATCCTGAACTGCACGAAATTCTGGAATATTCGGCAGAGATCCTCAAGGTCATCTCGCCCATTCATCCCGTGAATGCGCTGCCTTGGTTACGACACTTCCCGAATAAGTGGTTTGACGACTCTTCAAGGCAAAGAACAAGCGAGATCAGTTGCTGATGAAGAAGGACGAGGCACATGTGGCAACTTATAAAGAAGGAGAGGCGAGGGACATGATGGATGCTCTCTTAGCGGCTGCCAGAAGAGCGGTGGAGGAGAAGGATGAGGATTCCTTGCTCTTGCTCACACCTGATCACATCATTGTCAACATGTGGTTGATATTCTTTGCAGGTAAGATAAAAATAATTCATCAGCAGAAAGCAATTTAACATCATAAATGACTCTATTTCATTTAACATCATAACTGCCTCTATTTAATATCAGTATCACTTTTACGACATTCTTTAGTTCCTACTCATAGTACGGGCAGGGGCAAGTGTTGTGCCTTCAAAATAGCAGGAAGCAACACTGGTGGCAAAATGTTCGCCAAACTTTCCAGCTTTTAGAAGAGCAAAGGTTCTATTCTATACCTGCGAAAGCCTGATAATTTGCTTCAATCTTGCCAGCCAATCTGCACAATTGTataattcttatttcaaaatGAAGCACAGATTACGCATGTTCTCAATTCCGTTTTGATACTGA
Proteins encoded in this region:
- the LOC140150499 gene encoding LOW QUALITY PROTEIN: steroid 17-alpha-hydroxylase/17,20 lyase-like (The sequence of the model RefSeq protein was modified relative to this genomic sequence to represent the inferred CDS: inserted 1 base in 1 codon; deleted 1 base in 1 codon) → MIVTVSLCGGALCAFYYLREQYDYHIRKLPPGPTSIPLIGNALSIDPKSPHTSLIQLAKKYGDIFSIKLGSERVVVLNSTEAIKEAYRGLEISHRPDMYCMDILVGDKGFMTCKDHTQWKIHTKLCRYAMRVIGNTSLNNKISEEADHLISEIHQHGSKPFDPQRDLYLASLNILCNITFGDRYSRDDPELHEILEYSAEILKVISPIHPVNALPWLRHFPNKWFXRLFKAKNKRDQLLMKKDEAHVATYKEGEARDMMDALLAAARRAVEEKDEDSLLLLTPDHIIVNMWLIFFAGTDTVANTCQWGLLYMAAFPKKQAKVQDELDRVLNKSEQLTLQHKSSLPYLEAVIYEILRYSSLTLLGVPHAAAVDTTVHGYYIPKGTQVMANFWAVHHDKGCWDKPDQFLPERFLNEDGKPRSLLDFPNFMPFSTGQRSCIGKGMAKAELFLLMGRLLREFTFELPDDVEADLEGEAAVSLIPKPYDVIATPRFPMI